From the Musa acuminata AAA Group cultivar baxijiao chromosome BXJ1-2, Cavendish_Baxijiao_AAA, whole genome shotgun sequence genome, one window contains:
- the LOC135595922 gene encoding calcium uniporter protein 6, mitochondrial-like, whose protein sequence is MWRSSSSSARSLFRTLLGGSLGTTSCRPAKRSILPSLPRAILFCSSFSDSGSRSPSANGGAGGSGSADSITFAEAKRLMRLVNVESLKRKLERDGEEVIGYSQLLEACEGMGVARSREEAGAFAHVLDEAGVILLFRDKVYLHPEKVVDLIRRAVPLSLTPENDPRREELKQLQEKKQEIDMLAHKQVRRILWLGLGFLIVQIGLFFRLTFWEFSWDVMEPIAFFATTAGILCGYAYFLFTSRDPTYQDFMKRLFLSRQKKLFQKHSFDIQRYIELQKHCKSPLDKVVTAENITETNVPHFQHF, encoded by the exons ATGTGGCGCTCCTCTTCCTCGTCTGCTCGCTCTCTCTTCCGCACCCTACTCGGCGGCTCTCTCGGGACCACCAGCTGCCGCCCCGCGAAGCGCTCGATCCTGCCATCCCTCCCTCGTGCCATCCTCTTCTGCTCCTCCTTCTCTGACTCTGGTTCCCGTTCCCCCTCCGCCAACGGTGGAGCCGGCGGCAGTGGCTCAGCGGACTCGATCACGTTCGCGGAGGCGAAGCGGCTGATGCGACTGGTGAACGTAGAGTCGCTCAAGCGGAAGCTGGAGAGGGACGGGGAGGAGGTGATCGGGTACTCGCAGCTCCTGGAGGCGTGCGAGGGGATGGGGGTGGCCCGCTCTCGGGAGGAGGCCGGAGCCTTCGCCCACGTCTTGGACGAGGCCGGCGTCATCCTCTTGTTTAGGGATAAGGTATATCTCCACCCGGAAAAG GTTGTGGATCTTATAAGAAGGGCTGTCCCTCTTTCTTTGACACCTGAGAATGACCCAAGGAGAGAAGAGTTGAAGCAGCTGcaggagaagaaacaagaaatcgATATGCTTGCTCACAAGCAAGTCCGTCGCATACTTTGGTTAGGGTTGGGATTCCTAATCGTTCAGATTGGTCTCTTCTTTCGGCTTACATTCTGGGAGTTCTCATGGGATGTCATGGAGCCAATAGCCTTCTTCGCCACTACAGCTGGCATTCTTTGTGGATATGCCTACTTCCTTTTTACATCGAGAGATCCGACATACCAAGACTTTATGAAGAGGCTGTTCTTGTCAAGACAAAAGAAACTATTTCAGAAGCATAGTTTTGACATTCAGAGATATATTGAACTGCAGAAACATTGCAAGAGCCCACTGGACAAAGTAGTTACAGCAGAGAATATAACTGAGACCAACGTccctcattttcaacatttttaa